One region of Caldimonas thermodepolymerans genomic DNA includes:
- the msrA gene encoding peptide-methionine (S)-S-oxide reductase MsrA — MSHARTTETITLGGGCFWCTEAVYDRVEGVLDVESGYANGHVDHPTYEQVCTGTTGHAEVVKVEFDPSRISLREILEIFFVIHDPTTPDRQGNDVGPQYRSAIYFHAPEQETVIRGVVAHVAAQLFDRPVVTEIAPLRSYWPAEDYHQNYFEKHPQQGYCAFVVAPKVEKFRQTFANKVRRA, encoded by the coding sequence ATGTCGCATGCACGCACGACCGAAACCATCACCCTGGGCGGCGGCTGCTTCTGGTGCACGGAAGCGGTGTACGACCGCGTCGAGGGCGTGCTCGACGTGGAATCCGGCTATGCCAACGGCCATGTCGACCACCCGACCTATGAACAGGTCTGCACCGGCACCACCGGCCATGCGGAAGTGGTGAAGGTGGAGTTCGATCCGTCGCGCATCAGCCTGCGCGAGATCCTGGAGATCTTCTTCGTGATCCACGACCCCACCACGCCGGACCGGCAGGGCAACGACGTCGGGCCGCAGTACCGCTCGGCGATCTATTTCCATGCGCCGGAGCAGGAGACCGTCATCCGCGGCGTGGTCGCGCACGTGGCGGCGCAGCTGTTCGACCGCCCGGTGGTCACCGAGATCGCGCCGCTGCGCTCGTACTGGCCGGCCGAGGACTACCACCAGAACTACTTCGAGAAGCACCCGCAGCAAGGCTATTGCGCGTTCGTGGTCGCGCCCAAGGTCGAGAAGTTCCGCCAGACCTTCGCGAACAAGGTGCGGCGCGCCTGA